The Bacillus sp. Y1 genome includes the window GTTGGTTTAGTGCAAAGGGATACGGAGAATTCCAACCTATTGCTTCAAATGAAGATGCCGCTGGAAAAGCGAAAAATCGTCGTGTAGAAATATTAATCTTACCAAGAACTGCAGACTGAGCCTATGATAGGTTCAGTCTTTTTCTATTTTAAAAAATAAAAAAGGACCACTCCAAAGAGTGGCCAAAAAGAGATACAAGGGATTATTCATTAGGAAGCGCTTACAAGAAACGCAAAACAAAAAACTAATCGTTGTTATTATCAGGTTGTGGTACTTCCGGTTTACACATTCGATCCATTAAAATCCCAGCAAAGAGTATGCATGCAATTGGAATGGTGAAATTCAAGATGTGAACAACGGTCATGGAAATACCTCCTTCACACATGGTTGAATCTACTTTAATTATAGTGTTTATTCATAAAAATGGCAAATAAAATTCAATAAATATACAAATTTAACAATTGACAACATTCAATATAAAGGTTAGTTCGATTTTAGTTAAAAGTATGAAATATTTTTCCAGTTAATGAGAATAATAAGGGTGGTAAATGAGTAAACAAAAGTTTATAATAAAGACAAATGTCTATATTGTCATGAGGTGAATTATGAGTGATAAGGAAGCAACGATTCTTGGACTGATTAAAAGAGATCCATTTATATCTCAAAATGAGTTGGCAGAAAGGACAGGCTTGTCTCGTTCAGCTGTTGCTGGTTATATTTCTTCTCTTACAAAGCAAGGAAAACTATTAGGTCGGGCATATGTATTACCTAATAAAAAACAGGTGATCTGTATAGGCGGAGCCAATGTTGATAGGAAAATGCAAGCGATCGATAAGCTTCAGTTAGGAACATCCAATCCTGCTAGTACTAGTAATTCTTGCGGAGGGGTTGCAAGGAACATTGCTGAAAACTTGGGAAGACTAGGATTAGATGTTTCTCTTATGACTGTTGTTGGTGATGATCATGAAGGAAAATGGCTACTAGACTACACAAGGTCTTACGTTGATATAGAGCCTTCAAAAATTCTTCCTAATGAAGCAACGGGAACGTATACGGCTGTTTTGGATGTGGATGGGGAAATGGTGGTTGCTTTAGCAGATATGGGCATTTATGATCGTGTCGATTTAGAGTTTGTTGAAAAGCGCTGGGGTTTTCTTGCATCAACAGAGCTTGTCATGATTGATACAAACTTCCCTTCAGACGTACTAGCAAAAGTGATTGATCGCTGTAGAGAAGAAGCGATTCCCCTCGTGATCACCCCTGTTTCAGCTCCAAAAATTAAGAAGTTGCCACAAAATCTTGATGGTGTGGCTTGGCTTATAGCAAATAAGGACGAAGCAGAGGCGTTAGCTGGGAAACCAATTAAAGACGAAGGTGACTTTTTTAAAGCTGCAGAAGCAATTATGAAAAAAGGCGTGGAAAGAGTTGTTATTTCTCGCGGAGACAAAGGACTTATTTACTTTACAAAGGCGAATGAAGCGGGTGTATTGTTACCGCCGAAGGTTGATGTTGTTGATGTAACGGGTGCAGGAGATGCACTGGTTGCAGGAATTGTTTATGCCTACTTACGCGAGTTAAAAACGGAAGATGCCTGCAAAATTGGAATGGCATGTTCGATGCTTACTTTAGCAACGGAGGAAACGGTTAACCCGTCATTGAATCATCTACAACTACAAGAAGCTTTTCAACATAATTTCCACTAAGGAGAAAACAAACATGGAAAAATACTTAGAATACTCACAAGAAGTTTTAGAAGCGAAAAAAAATAATGTACCAGTAGTAGCATTAGAGTCAACTATCATCTCTCACGGAATGCCGTACCCACAAAATGTACAAACGGCAAAGGAAGTAGAAGACATTATTCGTAAAAATGGTGCTGTACCGGCTACGATTGCTATTTTAGATGGGAAAATAAAAATAGGCTTATCAGACGAAGAGTTAGAAATGCTTGCTACACGAAAGGACATTGAAAAGGCGAGCCGTAGGGATTTACCTTACCTAGTGGCGACGAAGAAAAATGGAGCAACAACGGTAGCGGCAACGATGATCTGTGCAGAGCTTGCTGGCATTGAAGTGTTCGTAACCGGTGGGATTGGTGGAGTTCACCGTGAAGCTGAAGTAACGATGGATGTTTCAGCTGATCTTCAAGAACTCGCTCAAACCAATGTTGCTGTTGTGTGCGCAGGGGCAAAATCTATTCTTGATATTGGTTTAACACTAGAGTATTTAGAAACTCATGGGGTGCCAGTCGTTGGCTTTGGTACCGAGGTACTTCCGGCTTTTTATACAAGAACAAGTCCCTTCCAAGTGAATGTTCAAGTGGAAAATGAAAAGGAAGCAGCAAGCATGATTCGTACAAAGTGGGAGTTAGGATTGAAGGGTGGAGTGGTTATTGCTAACCCAATCCCAGAAACAGATGCTCTTGATGAGCAATTTATCAACAGCGTGATTGAAGCGGCTTTAAAGGAAGCAAAGGAAAATGAGATTGCGGGTAAAAATGTTACTCCATTCCTTTTATCAAAGGTAAAAGAATTAACAGAAGGAAGAAGCTTGGAAGCAAATATTGCCTTGGTTAAGAATAATGCTGAGGTTGGATCAAAAATAGCTGTTCAACTTAACACTCTATCTTAAAAAATATTTTTGAGGAGTCAGTCTCATAAGGACTGATTCCTTTTTTTTTTGCATAAAAATAGTACTAGATTTACAAACTCTGAATATGTACACCACAACGAACGAATTGTTCTTAAAAAAACTATAAAAGTAAGAAATAGGGAGAAAGGAGATGAAAACGGAAGAAAACTGTTCATTATAACGAAAAAACGGTTCGTTTAGGGTGTTTAGTTTACCAGCACTACCGTCTAAAATAAAAGTAAATTATTCTTTATATAGAACAAAATTTAATAGAATAAGAAACGAAAACTATTAGAATAGTAGGTGGCGGGAATGTACCGAAAGAACTGTGACAAATGTTATCGCCCTTCATACAGCAGCTCGGAAGCAGGGGAATGGATCTGTCCTATATGTGGACATAATCTAACAAAGTTACCTTTTTTTGATGCAGTTACACTGGAAAGGGTACATGTAAATATCATTCCTATCCAAAGAAAATTAAAAGCATATGAGAATCAAAAACTAGGAATAAAGACTTGATTGTTGAAAAGTCAGAAAATTTTAAAAATGCTTTCGACAGTGGGCGACATGAAGACTTATGATTTTTGTGCTTGTTCTTACAAATGTAAAAAAATGTATGTATCCTTTGGTGCTCAATTGTTCTTTATGGAAGTCTTTGTCGAATAGTGTAACTAAAAAGTTGGGAAAGTTTTAAAGTATATGACAAATTTTTACACAATTTACTAAAAACGAGTAGTAAAATGATTGATAAGTGAATCACATGGGGTACGAGAATACAGAAAAAGGCAAACCTTCTGAAAAGGGGGGACGCAAAGTCGCAGGTCTAAGGTAGTTAGAAGTTTTTTTGCTAAGACGGCTGGACTGCCTGGAATACGATCGTATTTTAGGGGGAGATTGAGGGATGTTGGAAACGAGTGAAGTGACATTAGAAGAGCTAGACTATGAGTGGATGATGTTGATCATTGAGGCAAAAAAGTTAGGCCTAGAGAAAGAAGAGATTAGAAGATTTTTAGGTGAGAATGAAATTAGAGGATAAAAAGAAACTAGCTTACTTAGCATGTTGTTTCATACATAGAATGAAAGTATTTCTGTTAGGGTCGGGCCGTATGGGAATGCTTTTTATTTTGGAAAAAAAGACAAAATCACCTAGATTTTGTCTTTTTGCATTAGTTATTATTTGATTGATTACTTCTCCATTTATTAAACTCAAGAAATTCTTTAAACTGGTCCTTCGAAACCCCGGAGTTCATAGCCTCTTTCACAAGCTTCATCCAGTCAGAGTCTAGTTCGTCTTTATTTGGGTGCTCATGTATAAGATGGTCAACTGGTACATGAAGGACAGCTGAAATTTTCTCAAGAAATTGGATAGACGGATTCGTTTGTAAATTTCTTTCTAATGAACTTAAGTATGATTTCGCGACACCAGCTTGTTCAGCTAGCTCAGACATGGACATTTTCTTTTCAAGACGAAGTTTCTTAACACGATCTCCAATCATCTAGATCACTCACCTATCTCTCTGTATGAATTCATAATAGCAAAAAAAATTGGTTAGTTCCATATTCAGAACGAAAATAGTAGGTTTCGTTCTTAAAATTTCTTTAGTTAGTCACAAATGCATGGTTATTACGGTTCTAGTGATTAAAAGCTGATTAACAACTTTTAATGCTTCTATGTAGCATTATACACAATACCATTCGTATTGAAAGTGATAATTATGGGCGTAACTAAAAAAAATCCACTGTCCACCCCATATGGACAAAACCACCCAATCTGTCCACGAACGGTGACAGACACCACAAAAAGACAGAATGGCCCTTTTTGTCCACGAAGGGTGTCTGACACCCTTTTATACCCGGGATTGGGGTGGGTGAAACCTATTTTTTTTGTTCGACAAATTCTTTTTTTTGTGGTTGTTGATTTTAAAGGGGTGAAGGGAATTCAATCAAACGTTTGATTGACTATTGTTTGAGGTTATCTAACAAAATTAGACATAGGAATGCTTTGCTAATATAGACCGTTAGAGAGTACAATAAAGACTATACATTATTGGGATTTGGGGAAGTGAGATAAATGATTGTTTTAAAATCACCTCGTGAAATTGAGGCAATGAAAAAAGCAGGAGAGCTTCTGGCTGCTTGTCATAAAGAAATTAAAAAAATGATCAAACCAGGAATAACAACTTGGGAAATTGACCAGTTTGTTGATAAATATTTAGCGCAGCATGGGGCAATTGCTCAGCAAAAGGGTTACAGAGGTTACGAGTACGCAACATGTGCTAGTATTAATGATGAGATTTGTCACGGCTTTCCAAGAAAAGAACCTCTAAATACAGGGGACATTGTCACAATCGATATGGTTGTCAATGTGAATAGCGCCTTAGCAGACTCTGCGTGGACGTATATCGTTGGAGAAGCTTCTGAAGAAACAAACCGTCTTGTAGAGGTAACAAAAACGAGCTTATACAAAGGAATTGAAGCAGCCGTCGTAGGAAATCGAATCGGAGATATCGGATATGCGATTCAAACCTACGTGGAAGGAGAGGGATTCTCGGTCGTAAGAAACTTTATTGGCCATGGAATTGGCCCCTCCATTCATGAAAAGCCGGATGTTCCGCACTTTGGACTACCAGGAAAAGGTCCTCGCATAAAAGAGGGAATGGTATTTACGATCGAACCGATGGTTAATGTCGGAAGCTACGAAACAAAGATGGATTCCAATGGTTGGACCGCTCGTACCGTGGATGGAAAAAACTCTGCTCAATTTGAGCACACCATTGCCATCACGAAGAATGGTCCGATCATTCTAACAGATCAAGGTGAATAATCAATCCATATCAACACAAAACTATATGAAGCAAGATGGAGGAAGACACATGACAGAAAACCATGAAACAGAAAAAAAGAAAATAAGCTTACAAGAAGCCATTAAGCAACAACTAGAAAAAAAGAAAAATCAGCAAGCAGGAGGAAAAGCTAGCGCCAACGGTCCTGCGACAACAAAGAAAATGAAAAGCCAGCAAACCAAAAAGGTGAGCAATCAACGTCGTAAGATGGGTGTGTAATTATTAAGAACTAAAACAGGGAACAACACGTAACTAGTGCTGTTCCCTTATTGTTTTAAAAACCTTTATTCTTCATCTTGTACTTCGCCATCGCCAATCTCATCTTCTCCTGGTGCGTCGTCACAAGCAACAACAGACGTCACTAGAAAACCAGCAAGCAATATCATAAGAAGTTTACGTACCACTCAAACATCCCTCCTTTCGATGTCTATATAACTCAAACATATTATTTGGAGATTCCATCCAAACTATTCCCCTACCAATCCTATAGAAGAAGCGAAACATAGGAGTAAAGGACAATAGTAATGGAGACGAACAATTTGTATACTAAGGGTAATAATGAGTGTAGAGGGAGTAACCATGAGATTAATTCGAATTGATGAATATGAGCCACGCACTATGCAGTTGGCGAAACCGATTTTTGATCGGCAGAAAAGGGTGCTTCTTGCAGCAGGACGTTCGATCCATCCAACATACTTGCAAAAGTTAATCGATCTTGATATTCGATATTTATTTATAGAGGACGCAGAGTCATTCGGAATTTCCATGGAGGAGATGCTCGATGTTCCGACATGGGTGGATGCAGTAGATGTACTACAAACTGTTTATAAAGCGGTTGAAAAAAAGGAAGAACTTCCGATTAGACCGATTCAACAGCTCGCTATTAAGCTGGTTGAGGAAGTTAATAAAAGAAAGGCCATTCTTTTAATTCCTGCCTCTTCATTAGCGGAAGATCTACGAGAGTATGCCCACTCGGTTAATGTCACACTTCTTGCGTTGCAAATCGCGAAAAAATTTCAAATTTCTCAAATGCAAATTCGTGATTTAGCAGTCGGTACATTACTTCATGACATAGGAAAAGTTCTAACCCCTTTGGAGGATGATCATCCGAGGGTTGGGTTCGAATATTTACGAAAAACAAGAGAAGTGAGTTTGCTTTCTGCACATGTTGCCTATCAGCACCACGAAGCCTTTGATGGTAGTGGAGTACCTAGAGGGTTACGTGAAAAAGAGATACATGAATTTGCCCAAATCTGCAGCATTGCAAATCTTTACGAGAATGCATTATCGAAAAAGGGGATTCCTCCCCATGAGGTGATGGAGTACGTAATGACAAAGAGTGGAACACTTTTTAGCACGGATCTTGTTAAACGATTCGTCCAAGAGGTACCACACTTTATTCCTGGCACGAAGGTCATTCTAAATAATGGGCGAAAAGCTATTGTCACGAAAGTAAAAGGGAATCTTCAAAGACCGTTCGTACGTTACCTAGATTCAAATGAAGAAGTTTCGTTAGGGGAAAATCACACATTATTAATTACAGAAGTGTTGGACCAGTAAAAAAGAGCAACAAAAAGAAACTGCACTCCAGAGTAATAGAAGGGGTGCAGTTTCTTTTTGATTTATTGTTTTCTTAGATTCCCTAACTCTTCCGCTAATGCTTGTGTTTCACTTGGGCTAAACGAATCTCTTTTCATCACTAGGTCATAAATTTCTTTTAGCTCTTCATACATATTTTCATCAAAGTGCGATGGTTTGATGGCACCTAAATTCAATACCTTTAACTTTTCTTTTATCTTTTCAATCATATATTCCACGTTTTCTACTGATTTCTCAGATAAGTTCATCGTTCGTTCTCCCCTTTTTCTGCAAGCTTGTAAAATAATCTTTCCATGTTCCCCTATAAAAGTCAAATGAATTTCGGCAACTTCTTTCCTGAAAGGTTGAAATGCCGTTCCTTTTCCTACAAAATGTAGAAAGGAGGGAAATAGTTATGGTTAAAGTTTTATTTGTGTGCCTCGGGAATATTTGCCGTTCACCAATGGCAGAGGCGATGTTTCGTGATTTAGTGAAAAGGGAAGGATTAGAACATAAAATAACGGTTGACTCTGCGGGTACGGGAGATTGGCATCTCGGGAAGCCTCCTCATCAGGGAACACAAGATATATTAAGTCAGCATCAAATTAGTTTCGAAGGTCAGGTGGCGAGACAAATCATTGCCGCTGATCTGAATGAGTTTGATTATATTGTGGCAATGGACTCTCAAAATGAAAAAAATATACATAAGCTGAAATCTCTTCATACGAGTGCCAAAATTGTAAAACTACTTGATTATGTTCCGGAGGGAGAAAAAGTGGATGTTCCTGACCCGTACTTTACCGGGAACTTTCAAGAAGTGTTTGATTTATTAAAGATAGGCTGTGAACGTTTATTACAAGAAATTCAAACGAATGAGAATGCAAGCTGGGAGGGAAAATGAGATGAGTGGAACAAAAAAGTTTTGGACAGGTGTTCTTTGGGGAGCTCTTGCCGGAGGAGCAATCAGTTTACTCGATCGTGACACCAGACAGGCTGTTGTACAAAGCTGTAAAAAGACAAGTGGGGAGCTATCTTATTATATCAAGCATCCAGATGAAGTAGTCGAACAGGTGAAGGATGCAACAACCAAAATTCGTTCAACCGTTGAGCAAGTGAGTGGAGATATTTCTTTTATCGCAGACAAGGTAGAGGAACTTCGCGAAGTCACACCAGCGGTAACGGGGATCGTAAAGGAAACGAAAGAGGCATTTCAAAAGGAAGAGGAATAGTTCATAGTAAAGAAGGGGGAATGGAATGGTTATTAATCTGAGATTTCTTACCTTACTTACAAAAAGAGTATTGCAGGATGATGTATTTGGACTGGCTGCACAGCTAGCCTACTTCTTTCTGCTTTCTTTATTTCCATTGCTAATATTTTTAGCGACGCTGATTTCGTTTTTACCCATTTCACAACCAGAGCTCTTAGGGTTTGTGGAAGACTTTGCTCCGACAGAAACCTTTACACTTATTGAGACCAACTTAAACGACCTTATGGAAAAAAGGAACGGGGGCTTGCTCTCTTTCGGGATCATTGCCACTATTTGGTCAGCATCAAATGGCATTAATGCCATTGTTCGAGCATTTAACCATGCGTATGATGTCAAAGAGAGCCGTTCTTTTTTTGTCGCAAGGGGCATGTCTATCTTATTAACCTTTGCGATGATTTTTGTCTTTATTGTCGCTTTGTTGCTGCCTGTTTTCGGAAAGCAAATCGGCATATTCTTATTTTCTGCATTTGGTTTATCAGATGAATTTTTGTCGATTTGGAATGCGCTCCGATGGGTGGTTAGTTCTCTCATTTTGTTTACGGTATTTGTTGGTCTGTATTGGATCGCACCAAATAAAAAATTTAAGTGTGTCCGTGCTGTACCAGGTGCTATTTTTGCAACCATCGGTTGGGCGCTCGTTTCGCTTGCTTTTTCGTACTATGTAAGTAATTTCGGTAATTACTCGGCAACCTATGGAAGCATCGGTGCCATCATCGTATTGATGATTTGGTTTTATATGTCCGGAATTATAATGATTATTGGTGGAGAGATTAACGCACTTTATAGCAAAATGAAGGACGAAGCATGCTAAAAAGCCGGGGATGATCCCCGGCTCTTTCTATGACTTTAATAATCGTAAGCTGTTTAAAATAACAAGAATCGTACTACCTTCATGTCCAATGACCCCAAAAGGAAGGTCTAAAAATTGGAGGAAGTTTGAAGCAATTAATAACATGATGACTGAGATGGAAAAAATCACATTTTGTTTGATAATTCGATTCATTTTTTCAGAAAGTGTAATGGCCTCGGCAATACGAGGAAGGTCGTTCTTCATTAACACAATATCAGCTGTTTCAAGTGCGACATCTGAACCCTCGCCCATGGCAATCCCCACATTGGCGGTTGCTAAGGCAGGAGCATCATTGATTCCATCTCCAACCATTGCAACGGTACCAAAACGTTCGCGAATTTCTTTTAATTTTTCCACCTTTGTTTCTGGCAGGCATTCAGCTACGTATTCATTTACGTGACTTTCACCAGCGATGGCTTCAGCCGTTTTTTCACTATCACCTGTTAGCATGATGGTGTAGATCCCTTTTGCTTTTAACAAATCAATGGCCGCTTTTGTTTCCTCACGTACCACATCCTTTAAGGCAATAAGGGCAACAAGTTTCTCATTTTGCTTCACAAAAACAATGGTTTTCCCTTCAGATGCGAGCTGTTTGGCTACCCCATTAGAAAAGTTTTCTGCCTCTATCTTGCCAACAAAATCAGCTTTACCAATTTTCCAATCCATTCCGTCAAGACTTGCTCTCACACCATATCCCGATACATCTTCAATGCTATCAGGATGATTGAGCGTAGCCCCTGTTTCTTTTTTAACAAAAGTTACAATCGCCTGAGCTAGTGGATGATTCGAATGATTCTCAATGGATGCGACTGTTTTTAAAAGGGGCTGTCTTTCCATACCTTCGACGACAATGATATCTGTTACCTCAGGCTTACCTTTTGTAAGTGTACCTGTTTTATCAAAAGCAATGGCCTGTAAGTGGCTAAGATTTTCTAAATGAACCCCGCCTTTAAAAAGGATGCCGTGCTTCGCCCCATTAGAAATGGCGGATAAGGTTGCCGGCATGATCGACGCAACTAACGCACATGGGGAGGCAACTACAAGTAAGATCATGGCCCGATAAAAGGTTTCCGTCCAACTCCAGCCAAGGGCATAATGTGGCACAAACATCATGAGTACAACGAAGGCAAGAACGACTTTTACATAAGTTCCTTCAAATTTTTCAATGAAAAGTTGAGAAGGTGATTTTTCACTTTGTGCGGATTGAACCAATTGAATGATCTTTTGAAATAAGGTTTCGCTGCTTGGTTTAGTGATTTCAACAGTAAGAGATCCATTTACATTCACCGTACCAGCAAACACTTCTTCGCCGATTCCTTTACTTACTGGGATCGATTCCCCTGTAATAGCAGCTTCATCTAAGTTTGATTGGCCTTTAATAATTTTTCCATCTGAAGGGACGCGTTCACCAGGCTTTACTAAAATATGATCGCCGATACGAAGCTCGCTTACATGAACAGTTGCCTCATGACCACCGCGAATGAGAAGTGCCTCTTCAGGCTGAAGCTCCATTAATGCGGAGATCTCCTTATGGCTCTTGTTCATGGTGTACGTCTCAAGTGCACCACTCATCGCAAAAATAAAGATAAGAATGGCACCCTCTGTCCAATAACCGATAATCGCCGAACCGATCGCAGCAAAGATCATCAGCATTTCTACGTTCAATTCCTTGTCGGCAATCGTATCTTCTATTCCTTCCTTGGCCTTAGCAAATCCACCGATAACAAAAGCGAACAGAAAGGCAACAATAGAAGCTGTCGACCAATCGATTTTTTCTAATGTCCAACCAACCGCAATGAGAACCCCACTAGTAATGGCAGCAATTAATTCAGCATGCGGCTTGATTTTTTCAAAAAAGCTTTCATTTGCTTCAATAGGTCTCTCTAAAGCTTTTAATT containing:
- the map gene encoding type I methionyl aminopeptidase; the protein is MIVLKSPREIEAMKKAGELLAACHKEIKKMIKPGITTWEIDQFVDKYLAQHGAIAQQKGYRGYEYATCASINDEICHGFPRKEPLNTGDIVTIDMVVNVNSALADSAWTYIVGEASEETNRLVEVTKTSLYKGIEAAVVGNRIGDIGYAIQTYVEGEGFSVVRNFIGHGIGPSIHEKPDVPHFGLPGKGPRIKEGMVFTIEPMVNVGSYETKMDSNGWTARTVDGKNSAQFEHTIAITKNGPIILTDQGE
- a CDS encoding YihY/virulence factor BrkB family protein; translated protein: MVINLRFLTLLTKRVLQDDVFGLAAQLAYFFLLSLFPLLIFLATLISFLPISQPELLGFVEDFAPTETFTLIETNLNDLMEKRNGGLLSFGIIATIWSASNGINAIVRAFNHAYDVKESRSFFVARGMSILLTFAMIFVFIVALLLPVFGKQIGIFLFSAFGLSDEFLSIWNALRWVVSSLILFTVFVGLYWIAPNKKFKCVRAVPGAIFATIGWALVSLAFSYYVSNFGNYSATYGSIGAIIVLMIWFYMSGIIMIIGGEINALYSKMKDEAC
- a CDS encoding DUF1128 domain-containing protein; translation: MNLSEKSVENVEYMIEKIKEKLKVLNLGAIKPSHFDENMYEELKEIYDLVMKRDSFSPSETQALAEELGNLRKQ
- a CDS encoding heavy metal translocating P-type ATPase, giving the protein MNTELKALERPIEANESFFEKIKPHAELIAAITSGVLIAVGWTLEKIDWSTASIVAFLFAFVIGGFAKAKEGIEDTIADKELNVEMLMIFAAIGSAIIGYWTEGAILIFIFAMSGALETYTMNKSHKEISALMELQPEEALLIRGGHEATVHVSELRIGDHILVKPGERVPSDGKIIKGQSNLDEAAITGESIPVSKGIGEEVFAGTVNVNGSLTVEITKPSSETLFQKIIQLVQSAQSEKSPSQLFIEKFEGTYVKVVLAFVVLMMFVPHYALGWSWTETFYRAMILLVVASPCALVASIMPATLSAISNGAKHGILFKGGVHLENLSHLQAIAFDKTGTLTKGKPEVTDIIVVEGMERQPLLKTVASIENHSNHPLAQAIVTFVKKETGATLNHPDSIEDVSGYGVRASLDGMDWKIGKADFVGKIEAENFSNGVAKQLASEGKTIVFVKQNEKLVALIALKDVVREETKAAIDLLKAKGIYTIMLTGDSEKTAEAIAGESHVNEYVAECLPETKVEKLKEIRERFGTVAMVGDGINDAPALATANVGIAMGEGSDVALETADIVLMKNDLPRIAEAITLSEKMNRIIKQNVIFSISVIMLLIASNFLQFLDLPFGVIGHEGSTILVILNSLRLLKS
- a CDS encoding pseudouridine-5'-phosphate glycosidase is translated as MEKYLEYSQEVLEAKKNNVPVVALESTIISHGMPYPQNVQTAKEVEDIIRKNGAVPATIAILDGKIKIGLSDEELEMLATRKDIEKASRRDLPYLVATKKNGATTVAATMICAELAGIEVFVTGGIGGVHREAEVTMDVSADLQELAQTNVAVVCAGAKSILDIGLTLEYLETHGVPVVGFGTEVLPAFYTRTSPFQVNVQVENEKEAASMIRTKWELGLKGGVVIANPIPETDALDEQFINSVIEAALKEAKENEIAGKNVTPFLLSKVKELTEGRSLEANIALVKNNAEVGSKIAVQLNTLS
- a CDS encoding YtxH domain-containing protein; the encoded protein is MSGTKKFWTGVLWGALAGGAISLLDRDTRQAVVQSCKKTSGELSYYIKHPDEVVEQVKDATTKIRSTVEQVSGDISFIADKVEELREVTPAVTGIVKETKEAFQKEEE
- the sinI gene encoding DNA-binding anti-repressor SinI encodes the protein MLETSEVTLEELDYEWMMLIIEAKKLGLEKEEIRRFLGENEIRG
- a CDS encoding helix-turn-helix domain-containing protein, whose translation is MIGDRVKKLRLEKKMSMSELAEQAGVAKSYLSSLERNLQTNPSIQFLEKISAVLHVPVDHLIHEHPNKDELDSDWMKLVKEAMNSGVSKDQFKEFLEFNKWRSNQSNNN
- a CDS encoding HD-GYP domain-containing protein, whose product is MRLIRIDEYEPRTMQLAKPIFDRQKRVLLAAGRSIHPTYLQKLIDLDIRYLFIEDAESFGISMEEMLDVPTWVDAVDVLQTVYKAVEKKEELPIRPIQQLAIKLVEEVNKRKAILLIPASSLAEDLREYAHSVNVTLLALQIAKKFQISQMQIRDLAVGTLLHDIGKVLTPLEDDHPRVGFEYLRKTREVSLLSAHVAYQHHEAFDGSGVPRGLREKEIHEFAQICSIANLYENALSKKGIPPHEVMEYVMTKSGTLFSTDLVKRFVQEVPHFIPGTKVILNNGRKAIVTKVKGNLQRPFVRYLDSNEEVSLGENHTLLITEVLDQ
- a CDS encoding carbohydrate kinase, which produces MSDKEATILGLIKRDPFISQNELAERTGLSRSAVAGYISSLTKQGKLLGRAYVLPNKKQVICIGGANVDRKMQAIDKLQLGTSNPASTSNSCGGVARNIAENLGRLGLDVSLMTVVGDDHEGKWLLDYTRSYVDIEPSKILPNEATGTYTAVLDVDGEMVVALADMGIYDRVDLEFVEKRWGFLASTELVMIDTNFPSDVLAKVIDRCREEAIPLVITPVSAPKIKKLPQNLDGVAWLIANKDEAEALAGKPIKDEGDFFKAAEAIMKKGVERVVISRGDKGLIYFTKANEAGVLLPPKVDVVDVTGAGDALVAGIVYAYLRELKTEDACKIGMACSMLTLATEETVNPSLNHLQLQEAFQHNFH
- a CDS encoding low molecular weight protein-tyrosine-phosphatase: MVKVLFVCLGNICRSPMAEAMFRDLVKREGLEHKITVDSAGTGDWHLGKPPHQGTQDILSQHQISFEGQVARQIIAADLNEFDYIVAMDSQNEKNIHKLKSLHTSAKIVKLLDYVPEGEKVDVPDPYFTGNFQEVFDLLKIGCERLLQEIQTNENASWEGK